One part of the Rutidosis leptorrhynchoides isolate AG116_Rl617_1_P2 chromosome 1, CSIRO_AGI_Rlap_v1, whole genome shotgun sequence genome encodes these proteins:
- the LOC139845891 gene encoding uncharacterized protein gives MREVPSRMRDISPNSCNPQKVSIGPLHKQDKNVQEIENQKPLIRRDLLGKVDSPIEETIKACEKRVYARLDDIKACYEGLHNYTDADLAEMMVMDACFIVFLFLNDEEISHQEDKPYSLSAIYVLELIEHGRACSYKHPMIITSRSTGNSRHVPAAYSVRELVKAGLNSNTELVFFNLILYEQDLVIPPYFRSYVAAMVNLLETKEDHLNLVDLNIAGHDMKFAKNIPLDSQHVVDLIHNLSQGYDLYEFLYARDWYMMYNYCNGKLGWTRRTYFSNA, from the exons ATGCGCGAGGTTCCAAGTAGGATGCGAGACATCAGTCCAAATTCTTGTAATCCTCAGAAGGTCTCTATTGGACCTCTGCACAAACAAGATAAAAATGTTCAAGAAATTGAAAATCAGAAACCACTTATTCGAAGAGATTTATTAGGAAAGGTAGACTCTCCTATAGAAGAAACAATAAAAGCGTGCGAGAAAAGGGTATATGCTCGGTTAGATGATATCAAAGCATGTTATGAAGGGTTGCATAACTATACCGACGCTGACCTTGCAGAAATGATGGTCATGGATGCTTGTTTCATAGTATTTTTATTTCTCAATGATGAGGAAATTTCACATCAAGAAGATAAGCCGTATTCGTTATCTGCGATTTATGTGTTGGAGCTAATCG AGCATGGTAGAGCATG CTCTTACAAGCATCCCATGATCATAACGTCAAGATCAACTGGTAACTCACGTCATGTGCCAGCAGCTTACTCTGTTAGAGAGCTTGTTAAGGCAGGG TTAAATTCGAACACCGAGTTAGTCTTTTTCAACCTCATTTTATATGAGCAGGATCTTGTTATACCTCCTTACTTTAGATCCTATGTTGCTGCTATGGTGAATTTACTTGAAACAAAAGAAGATCATCTCAACTTGGTAGACTTGAATATCGCTGGACACGATATGAAATTTGCTAAAAACATTCCTCTTGATTCCCAACATGTTGTTGATTTGATCCATAATTTATCTCAAGGATATGATTTATATGAATTCTTGTACGCCAGAGATTGGTACATGATGTACAACTACTGCAACGGCAAGTTAGGGTGGACCAGGCGTACTTACTTTAGTAATGCATAG